One Amaranthus tricolor cultivar Red isolate AtriRed21 chromosome 1, ASM2621246v1, whole genome shotgun sequence DNA window includes the following coding sequences:
- the LOC130810938 gene encoding uncharacterized protein LOC130810938: MVSELHISHNLPLYLHPSDGSTSIIVEKLLGASNYKSWRTSLEIGLTFKRKLGFVIGDIKRDAENIVKQKAWDTYNSMIISWILNNVSKSIKKSVMFLDSAHAIWKQLEKRFSVINRARKYKLNKEIFSIKQAERCLSEYHIEIKGLWEELESLDALPADKNDR, translated from the exons atggtatcagagctgcaTATTTCTCACAATCT CCCTTTGTACCTACATCCCTCGGATGGGAGTACATCTATCATTGTTGAAAAATTACTGGGAGCAAGTAACTACAAAAGCTGGAGAACGTCTCTTGAAATAGGCCTCACTTTCAAAAGGAAACTGGGGTTTGTAATTGGTGATATTAAGAGAGATGCAGAGAATATAGTGAAGCAAAAAGCATGGGATACTTACAATAGTATGATTATTTCATGGATACTTAACAATGTATCAAAATCCATTAAAAAATCTGTTATGTTTCTTGATAGTGCACATGCCATATGGAAACAGTTGGAAAAACGTTTCTCAGTGATCAATAGAGCAAGAAAATACAAGTTGAACAAAGAAATTTTCTCAATAAAACAAGCTGAAAGGTGTTTGTCTGAGTACCACATAGAAATCAAAGGTCTATGGGAAGAACTGGAGAGCCTCGATGCCTTACCAGCAGACAAAAATGACAGATAA